In Spirosoma sp. KUDC1026, the sequence GCCGATGCCCTGAATGTAGTACCACGCAACCAGACCAAAAAAGTCATTAACGGCAACCGGCTCTTTATTTCGGATGATGCCACCAACGGATATGTCTTTACTGGTGACGTAACCCATTAGCGTGTCCAGGCTCTGCGTGCCACCCGACCCGCCCCCGATATAGGGCTTTATGATCGTGGCAATCGCCGTCAGGGTCGTTATATCCGCGTCACGAAACAGCTTACCCAGCAAGGCGTTCAGTCCGTCCTCGTCGTCGGGGCTCAGATCAGCCAGATCGCCAAGAAACGTATCGAGGTACGTTTTAACCAGAAGCGGGGTAACGATCAAATCATTACTCGTACCCGCGTCAAATTCCGCCTGTGTCGCAATCCGGGCCTTACCGGCTACGGCTGTTGTGGCCTGGGGTACATCACCGCCCGGCGCTGGTCCGGTCGCCAGCAGTTCAGCGAGCGCGTTGGCGCTGACCGGCTTCTGGTTGCCCAGTACGATCAGCTCCTTGCTGCCCGCAATCTGAGCACTCCACTTGGCCCGGATCGTGGGGTCACTGCTGTTCGGTGGCTGGTTGGGAGTAACGGCCGTCAGGGCCTTACTGATAACGCCTTCCTGCCAGACGAGTTGCCCGGTCACGTAACTAGCCGCAGGATCGTACTCGAAGATGCCTGAATCTTTTAGGTTTTCCAGCGCACCACCAACGCGCGGGGCGGTGTTCGCGCCGGTCTGGCTTTCGTTTTTGATTTGGGCAATATCCGTGCCCAGGGCGTTGAGGGGCTTAAGCACGATAATGACAGGTTAAAACGTCCGTAATGCGGTTGCCCGTTTCATCTTCGACCCGTAGCCGGACGTGCATGACTTCGGCGTCCGGCTGGGCGTTGAGCCGAATCCGGTACACCTGCTTATTGACGGGCATGGGCACTTCAACCGGGGCGCCCACCACCTCGAAGGCCCCGTTGAGGTATTCGATAATGAGCGTCCCTGAATCGCCTTCCGTTAGATAGGGCAGCCACAGCATCGTATCGAAATAGTACCCCCGAAAGATGATGGGCTCTGGCAAAAGGGTTATCCACCGCCGGTTGCCGTAGAGTGACAGATCGTCTTCGCCCGGCGGGGGGATGATACTCGCCACCCAGTAGGCGAGGCCCACGTTGATGGGCAGCTCCCCCTGATCGGTGAGTGAGGTAGCTGAGACGGTGACAAAATCCGAAAAGTCGGGATCAGGCAAAAGCGTTTCGCCGTCGGGGACCAGGTTCGGCCGGGCGTGGAGCCTAACGCGGCTGCGCAAGTCAACTAGGGCGGTTCCTGTTGCCGGATCGACCTGCGCTTCAGCTACCGAGGTGCGGCCGTCAAGATGCGTCATCGAGAAGCGAATCAGCTCCCAGTCGGCCCCCGCGTCGGATTCGGCGCCAATCAGTAAAGGAAGGGCTGGCGATTTAAACCCGCCCCCGTAACCAATCAGACTATATCCGGCTGTGCCCTGGCTGGTGCGCTCGAGCGTGGCCGAAAATTCGCCGTAGCCAAAGTAGAGGGCGGGCGTCTGGTAGCTGTAGGGCGCGTAGCCGGGCTTGGTGACTTTAATCACGTACGGGTTCGGCACAAACACGTTCTGCACCAGAATCGTAAAGACGCCCTGTGCGTCGGTGAGCGCGGTAGCTCCCCGAAAAAAGTAATCCGAGAAGTCCTGACCACCCATCGTAAAGATGCGCACCGATGCCCCCGCTACCGGTTGTCCGGTCGGGGTGCTCGCCGTGAGCGTAAAGCGGGAGGTATCGGGACCGGGCAGCATCTAGTCGAAGAGAAGGGATTTAACGAGTTGGTTACCGTAGGCGGGCAGCACACCGCGCACCCGGACTTTCACCTTGACCGGATCGAAGGGCCGCGACAGTACCCGCCCCTTGTTGTGAGGGTTGGGCACTTTGATGCCTTCGTTCACTATTTTGTAGGCAATCGCCCCGGCAGCGGCCAGGGGGATAGGGATGCCCTTGATTTGAATCCATTCGCGAATGGTCTCAACAAACCGGCTGGATGGCCTACCCTTACGCCGGTTCGGCCCACGCCCGTACTGCTGCTCTTTCCAGTAGGCCGGGCCAATGACGGACAGCACCACGCTTTTACCCTCGCGGGTGACGACGGCGTGGGTATTAGCAATCGAGTAGCCCGACGCCCGGAGTCCCTCCTCACGCTGCGAAACAGCCAGATCGTTCACCAGCCCCGCACCGACACCTTCCAGAATTGGTTCCAGCTCTATAAGCATACGCCGATGGTGGGGGGAGTAAGGGTGAGGCTGAGCCTGACTGCATCGTAGTTGCGGTCGGTGAGGTTGAACAGTAGGTTGCTGGTGAAGCGGGCACCCTGCACGACGCCCATGCCGTCGAGCCGGAGAAAAACTTTCTGCATCAGGGCGGCAAGGATCGCAAGGGTCTGCTGCTTATTATCCGGCCCGTCGGACAAAGACGATGGATAAAGGATCAATAGTGAGAGGGCGTAATCGTACCGGAGCGAACCGTTACCGATTCGGGTAATGCCGCCCGAGGTGTAGCCCTCGTGGAATAACAGGGCATAGTCGCCCTGGTGGTCGGCCAGGATGTTCAGCTCTTTCTCCGTACCAAAGGCGAACGATAACGCCGGAAGCCCGGCAGCGGTAAGCTCCGGGGCCAGAAGGGCGGTAAGTTGGTCGAGTTGTTCCAGCACAGCCCGAAATTACGGGTGTTACCTCCCTTTCGGGGGCGCTGACAGGCGCTGGTAGTTGGAAAGGTATTGAGCTTTTTTTGCTTTGGCCAATAGGTGCCTTAGCGCCTGGTCGAGGGGGAGTTGAAAAGCGTCTTTTCGGGGGATGCGCTCGATTTCTGCCAGTTCCAGGACGGCAAAGTCGGTATCAAACGCTGACAGGCCCGGCGTAAGCTGTTCAGCGGCTTTAGCGGTTGGATCGCCCTCGGTGGCACAGGTTGCAAAAAGACTCTGCCAGAGAGCATTGGATGCTGACAACTGCTCAAAAAAAAAGCAGCGAGGGGTAAAAGCTCGGTGCAGGGCAGCGCGTAGAGGGCGGGTAGCACCGTCCGGGCCTCTTCGATGTCGGTGTAGGGCTGACCGGTGATGAGGGGGGAGAGGTAAATGGAAAGCAGCGCGGGGGCCACGGCAAACAGGTCTGTTTCTTCGTCTGTGCCGATGGATTCAAGTTCGTGGTCGATGTCCCACTTCTGCCCGATCGTGGTCTGAGCGCCAAGTTTGGTGGGCGGAACGATGGTTTTACCCGATACGGTAAGTGTGGTTGGTACGGGTAAGGCTTTGAAGTCGGGGGTCTGGCTAAGAAACGCCAGATGCTCCTGCACGATACCGGCCAGGTCTGGAGCCTGTAGGGGGCGGAAGTCGGCCTCGGTCTTGCCAGAGAGAATGCACAGCGCATGAACGACAGAAGCCCCGTCTGCGAGCCGGAACGCCTGTTCCAGCGTTACCTCGTCCCACGAATCAGGGAGGGTGAAGCGTAAACCGTCTGCGTTGAAGCGGGTCATGCAGGCTTGGTTGAGAAATAATACGTCAGCGGGGCTACGTTTTGAACAAAAGCAACAGAAAGGCCGCATTCGTTTAACGTTTTGGCGACGAGGTGAATCTGCTTAGACACAATATCTGTGCTTCGCATCTTCACTGTTCCCCAGTAGGAGGTTGGCGCGTCGTCTTTGTAGGCGCTAAATTCGATCAGTTCGCCCCCTGATCTGCCAACTGCCAGTTTGATGTCTTCCATGCCTAATTCAAACTTAGTTCACAACACTTATCGCCCCACTCCCAGACGTAATGCCCGCGTAGTTCCTGCCGAACGAGATAGCAGGTCAGAAATGCCCCGAAACGCTTAACGTACCAGCGGGGCGAGGGCATGGCGCAGCGGGTGTTGGTCATAACCGTCGTTGTCTAACCTGTGGCCGGTACGCTCGGGCGGTGCTGACCACAGGCGAATTTAACTCAAAATACTCTCGCATCATAAGCACATCGGAGTTATCTGGCGACCGTCCAATCAATTCCTTAACGTCTTCTTTGCTGATAACCGCCTTCTTGCCTTCCGCGTCCATATCGCGCTGCTTGACCTGCTCCAATTCTTCAACGGTGTCTTCTACTTCCTTCTCACTCATGACGTTCGGCAGAATATAAATACCCGCCTGGTTGATACGGTCGGCCAATCGAAAATAGCACTGTGATTTTAGGTTATTGTAGTTCGGCGTCTGCTTACCGTCGGGGGTCCGCTCTTCCATCGGTCGGGCGTTATTGACAAAACCCTTGCAGCCTACCGTGTCGGTAACGCCCCCGCCGACCCCGTCGTCATCGACCACGACCTGAGACGCTGGAACGCTGTACTCAGTCATCATAACCCGAACAGCCGCGGCTACTTCCGGAACCGAGGCCCCTTTGATGGTTCGGTAAGCAATGACGCGCCACCCATCCCAAACGCATATCTTCGTCGTGTCACGGCCATAGCGGGCCACGTCGCAGGTGATGAACTTACGCCCGCCCCCAATGTGTTCATTTTGCCAAAGATCCAGAATTTTGTCGTAGTCAATCAGCGCCGATGGGTCGTCGTCGTACTCCCAGTTACCAAAGAGCAGGCGCTGTTTCTCGTTGACGCTTAATGTTCGGTGCAGGTTCTCCAGGTAACCCGCGGGTAGCCGTTTATTATCCTGTGGTAGTGCCTGCACGAACCGTTTCCAGGCTTCAAGCTCCCGGTCCTTTGCTTTGCGGTAGTACTGCTTATACAGGTAGTTCTTGGCCGGGTTGCAGGTCTGCAGTAGCTTAGGGGTAAGTCCGTAAACATCGTTCTTCCAGCGACCGATTGATGCTGATAAGTTATTCTTGGCTGCTTCTTTGAACTCCCCGGCTTCTTCGATCCAGCCGCGGGTCATCTGCATGGAGCCAAACCGGGCGTAAAGCGGATCGCGGGGAAGGTACTTGGCGTCCAGCAGGTAGACACGGCTTTTGTTGTAGCAAGTGTAGTAGTTATCCTGCCCGTTGTAGTCATAGTACTGCTGACCGATGCCCCAATGTTCAAAGACTTCGTGAATAGAGGGGATGGTAAACTTTCGAATATTGGTCAACGAGTCACGGGCAATAAAGTAATGCGTTTCGGGGTAGGTGAAAGCATCGCCAAAGATGAGCGAACAGCCGAGGTAGCTCTTTCCCGATCCTTTTGAACCGCCGTAAACGATGTCGGTGACATCGTTATCCTGCCAGAGCCTGCAGACGTCTTTTTGTTTCTCGTTGCCGAATGTGTTGAATTGAAGCTGCATGGTCACAGCACCTGCATACCGGTGATTTGTTTGATTTCGACGGTGCTATCAACTTGCGTCCTATCTTCCCAGCCCATGTTCTTTAAAGCGAAAATAACCCCACCACCTTTGGCAAAAGGCAGTATATCTTCGTATTCGCTCTCAATGATCATTAGCGCGCGTTTTAACGGGTACGAAAAACTCTCACGCTTCAAATACTCATACATCGTTGATCTTGACTCGAAGCCAAGAAAGAGGGCGAGGGTAGTTATTTTAGGCCGGTCGGGGGCGCGAGTACAGACACGTTTTGAGACTTCGGTAGGTATGGTATCCATCTTGCCAGTCTCGCTATTTTTCTTACGTTTGTTAACTGTTTCGGTTTGGTCTTCGTATTCGCCTTGACAGTATTCGAAGTACTCCTCTATACGTTGTTCTAACTCTTCAGCATTGGCATACTTAGCCGGTCGTCCATGACCAAGCGCATACCTGTTGCCTTTGGGAGCGGTAAAAGCCATACCTAAATATACTAATTAATTCCCAAGCCGGCTAGGGCTTCGGCGTTGTGCTTTGCGAATCGTGGGCCTACCTGAAAACCCCGAAGCGGGCGGGCATGCCTGATCTAAGTTCCAGTTGATCTTGGAGAGCTGCAGGGCAACCCGGCTCGCTAGCCCTTCGTACTGCTTCACCAGCGTCAGCCGTTCGCTCGTGCTCAAATCCTGCGACTGATCGCGCGACTTGTTGACAAAGCCGGTCTGAGTCAACGTGACGTTCGCGCGGGTCAGGTAGATGCTCCAGACCGCGTAAGTCATGAATTTACGAATGAGCCGCCCGTTCACGAACTGTTCGGCGGTAAGCGTTTCGGTGGGAGTGAATGCGTCGGGGCCAAGCGCGAAGGCGTCATTGGCAAGTATCGTCCGGTAAGCGGTGATGGTAGCGGACTCGAGCACGTCAGCCAGCCACCCCTCGGCAACTTGACTAACGATCGGGGTGAGCTTTTCAGCAATGCCCGGCCCCTCACCCCGGCCCGGCATCTTCACCGAAACGGGCAGCGGGCCGATGTACTGCTCAATATCATTCAGCGATAGCAGCGGTTCCATCGTCGTCGGGGAAGTAGTTTAGGTTTTCAATCGTGAAATCCCGGTCACCCAGCGGCCGGTGCCAATGGGCAAAGATTTGGGCGTAGACGCGGCTGATGGAGCGCTGGTAGCGGTTGACCGTCTGCTGCATGAGCTGGGAGAACAACTTGATCTGAATCTGGGTGAAGCTGATACCACCCGTCGACTTACGAACGCCCATCAACTCGTTAGGCACCCTGGTTCGGCGGCTAATGTGTTCGGCTACGTAGTCGCCCATTGCCGTGTAGCGGTTAGACAGGTCTGATCCGCTTGTCGGCATGAACTCCATCGCTTCCAATTCCTCAATGGTATCGGCTTCAATACAGACGATACTAGCTGCGTTTTCGGCGCCCTGATGTTGCGTCAATCGGTTTTGGATTGAATCTTCATCACGATTACCCTCATCCCGAGCGTCGCTTTTCTTCAGTGTCTTGAATACCCCAGAGGTAGCAAAATCCTGCGTCACCACCCGGTAGTAGTAGGTGCTCAGTTCCTTCTCGGCTTCAAACATCACCGACCCGCCCGCGTAGCTTGGCGTATGGTAAACCTCACCCTTCCGGCGCGTTCCGGCAATGACGTGAACCAGTTGACCCTGATACTTTTCAATACCGCCAGCCTCTTCGATTTGGGCGAACACAACCTCCTTTCGGGGGTTGAAGAGGTGAACGACCTTGTGCTCTTTCGCCCGTTTTGGAAACAGGGTCGAGCCGAGATAGGGAAAGATGCCCGCCCGCGTGATGTTACCCAGATCATCGGGGGCCATGAACCGCACCTGTTCGGGCGGTACGTGCTGCATCCCAACGATTTCGGCCAGCGCGTTAAAGCTAAGGTGCAGACAGATCACTTCCAGGTCAGCGACGCCCGAACAGTTGGCCGCGTGAACATCATCGAACGTTTCGCCCTTGCGGTTGACGATCATTTCGGACAGGGCCAAATCCTTCAGGCCGTTGCCCTCAATGAACTCAGCCCGAACGGACATCGCCGCCGACGCCGTGTCGGATTCGTCGATTACGTCCAGCAGCGTTTGCGGGTAGAGGTTATCCCAGCCCCAATCAAGAAAGCCCGTCACGGTGCGAGACTGGGTGACGGGCACTTTCTTATTAGTCGGCTTCGATTTGCGAAGGGTTGCCATGCACTAGCGGTTGGCGGTGATTACTTTTTGTCGTCGTCTTTTTTTTTGGCTTCCCCGGTGGATGCCGCCGGTGCTTTGTAGTCCGGATTCAGGATGATTAACTCCTTGTACCCCTCATCCATTTTCAGCAGCGCTTCGGCGGCTTCGTCGTTCAGGGGCGTGACGCCGGTCGTGGCGGCCGGGGAGTTGGAAAAAATCGTACCGTGGGAAGGCGAATGAAACGAACCCACTTCCGGGTTCACCATGTATTTGTTGGTGGTCGTTGCCATGATGGTTTTATTGATGCGTCGTAGGTGCAAGCGAAAGTGCGTCAGCATGTCGTTCTTCCAGTTCGGGCAGGACGTACAGGTCGTTGCACCGAGATCCAGCAGATACCGTGCTTTTAGCCGGGCAAGGTTCTCGTCGCTGAGAATGCCTTGCCCGTACCAAGCGGATATAATTTCCGCTAATTCGTCGTCCGAAGTAATCGGCTCCATATTAGGCGGTCGCCGTCGCCAGCGTTTCCAGGTAATCGGCGGTGTCGTCCAGGGTCGCCGTCTTGTGGCGCAGCGTCTTGGCTGTTTCTTTCTCCTGAGCCGCCTGGAACTCCAGGGTAAACTGGCCGGGGTTGTTGGCGTCGTTGGAGTCGTTGGTCAGGTTGGTCATTGACATGCCGGTCGAAAAACCCATCAGCTTCCAGCGGCCGAACTCACCCTGTTGTTTGATGATCGCCACTAGGTCAGTGCGGTTGGTCAGCTTATCGATTTCGGCGTCGGCTTCGGGGCTGTTATCGAACACCATGAACCGAAAACCGTGGGTGATGCTATTGCCGTTATCGTTGGCAGAAAAGCCCTGCGTACCCTGGGCGGATAGCTTATAGCCCTCCCAGCGCTTTAGCTTTTTGCCCGTCTTCAGTGTCAGGGCGGTGATGATTTTTGCGCCAACCGCCGGGTCGGTAGCCGACGTGTCGGTGGTATAGGACAGCAGTTCGTCGCGCGTGAAGACGTACATCTTCTCGTAGAGGCCCTGCCCGTTGGGTTGGCAGGAATTGACCAGATCGCGCGTTAAGGCAGAGACAGATACGCAGCTCATATAGTAAGAGTAGTTAGGGCGAACCAAGAGTTGTCTTGGCCCGCCCGGTGAGACAATTAGTAAGCTGCGACCACGAGGGCGTCGTCTGCAATTTGCATATCGGCGGCATACGTCTGGCGGGCGTTCCAGAGTTCAGTGTCCTGCGACGACCAAACTTCAAGGCCCGCGCTACCCGAATCGTCAACCGGCGTCGCGTCGAAGCGAAGCTGCAGGTTGCCTTTCACGGTCAATAGCGCGCGGTGCGGGCGGTCAATTTTGCCAGCCTTTTTAAAGTAGCCGCCCAAAAACTCATCCCACTCGGGAACAACCATGATCGGAACGCCCCGGAAGGTGGGCAGCGATACGCCGTCAGCCTGAGCTACGTAAGCCAGATCCAGATTTTTCGATTCGCGGTAGATCGTCCAGGCGTCGAAGATGCTGTGCGATACCATAAACAGCTTATTAGCCGTTGGCTGGCTGTACAGCCGGGGATCGGCCGCTGAGAACATGGCCTGGAAGATGGCGGGCACGTCGTTCGGATCAAGCACCTGATCGCCCGTCGGGTTGTTGGCAGCGATTGGCACCAGCTTGGTTAGTTGAGCCGCAATGCCCAGCTCAACGTTACGCCATGCCCCGTTGAAGGTCTTGAAGTACGGCACGAGCTGGGCCGCTGTCAAGGTGTCACCACTAGCGGCTGCGTAAGAAGCAGTCAATTTGGCTTCCGTCATGTTGCGGTCAGCAAACCAGGCCATGCGAAGCAAATCTTCGTAGATAGCGTACTCCAGCATGTCAATGCAGTAGTCCCCGTACACCGTGTCGCCAAGATTCTTCTTGTCGTTACCAGCGTTCAGATACCACTCTTCGGCCTGTCCCCGCAGCACCTTCCAGCACTCCTGATACCAGGCTTTCAGATCGACCGGGGCAAACGTTTTGTTGGTCTTGCGGGTGTTGCGCGTCGTGGCTCCTAATCCGCAGCCGGGGTCGACCGTCGTAATCAGGCCAACCCGTTCCAGGAATTGCACGATCAGGCGACCTTTCAGTCCTTCCGTGATCGCAAAGTACTTCGACAACGCCGGGCGATCTACGGCCGGGCGGAGCGTTAATTCAGCGGCTTCGTGACCCTGGTAGGTAAAGCTCGCGTCGGGGGTAAATGCCATTGTTTATTTAAGTTTAGCTGTCTGATAATGCTTGGTTATTTGCGGTTGGCCAGGCGCTTTGCTTTGCGGTCAGCGGCCGTTTCGGGCGCTTCCGGCACCCGCTTGTCAATCGGTGTTTCGTTCACGCGGGCCGTTACAGGGTCGGCGGATTCCATGCCCTTTAGCACAGAGGTGACGCGGGCTTTGAACTGCTCGTGCTCTGACTTCAGCGAAGACACAGTAGT encodes:
- a CDS encoding terminase small subunit, whose translation is MAFTAPKGNRYALGHGRPAKYANAEELEQRIEEYFEYCQGEYEDQTETVNKRKKNSETGKMDTIPTEVSKRVCTRAPDRPKITTLALFLGFESRSTMYEYLKRESFSYPLKRALMIIESEYEDILPFAKGGGVIFALKNMGWEDRTQVDSTVEIKQITGMQVL
- a CDS encoding carboxypeptidase-like regulatory domain-containing protein, whose product is MLPGPDTSRFTLTASTPTGQPVAGASVRIFTMGGQDFSDYFFRGATALTDAQGVFTILVQNVFVPNPYVIKVTKPGYAPYSYQTPALYFGYGEFSATLERTSQGTAGYSLIGYGGGFKSPALPLLIGAESDAGADWELIRFSMTHLDGRTSVAEAQVDPATGTALVDLRSRVRLHARPNLVPDGETLLPDPDFSDFVTVSATSLTDQGELPINVGLAYWVASIIPPPGEDDLSLYGNRRWITLLPEPIIFRGYYFDTMLWLPYLTEGDSGTLIIEYLNGAFEVVGAPVEVPMPVNKQVYRIRLNAQPDAEVMHVRLRVEDETGNRITDVLTCHYRA
- a CDS encoding terminase large subunit domain-containing protein gives rise to the protein MQLQFNTFGNEKQKDVCRLWQDNDVTDIVYGGSKGSGKSYLGCSLIFGDAFTYPETHYFIARDSLTNIRKFTIPSIHEVFEHWGIGQQYYDYNGQDNYYTCYNKSRVYLLDAKYLPRDPLYARFGSMQMTRGWIEEAGEFKEAAKNNLSASIGRWKNDVYGLTPKLLQTCNPAKNYLYKQYYRKAKDRELEAWKRFVQALPQDNKRLPAGYLENLHRTLSVNEKQRLLFGNWEYDDDPSALIDYDKILDLWQNEHIGGGRKFITCDVARYGRDTTKICVWDGWRVIAYRTIKGASVPEVAAAVRVMMTEYSVPASQVVVDDDGVGGGVTDTVGCKGFVNNARPMEERTPDGKQTPNYNNLKSQCYFRLADRINQAGIYILPNVMSEKEVEDTVEELEQVKQRDMDAEGKKAVISKEDVKELIGRSPDNSDVLMMREYFELNSPVVSTARAYRPQVRQRRL